Proteins from one Thaumasiovibrio subtropicus genomic window:
- the guaB gene encoding IMP dehydrogenase, with product MLRIKQEALTFDDVLLVPAHSTVLPNTADLRTRLTKDISLNIPMISASMDTVTEGRLAIALAQEGGIGFIHKNMSIEAQADQVRMVKKFEAGVVSDPVTVRPENTIEDVKRLTLENGFAGYPVVDDNHELVGIITGRDTRFVTDLSKKVSEVMTPKARLAKVKEGACREEVEAVMQEHRVEKVLVVNDDFQLRGMITAKDFQKAERKPNACKDELGRLRVGAAVGAGAGNEERVKALVEAGVDVLLIDSSHGHSEGVLNRIRETREAYPDLNIIGGNVATGAGAKALIDAGVSAVKVGIGPGSICTTRIVTGVGVPQVTAIADAAEVANEHGIPVIADGGIRFSGDICKAIAAGASCVMVGSMFAGTEEAPGEVILYNGRSYKAYRGMGSLGAMSQGSSDRYFQTDNAADKLVPEGIEGRIAYKGRLKEIVHQQMGGLRSSMGLTGSATIEDMRTKAEFVRITGAGMNESHVHDVTITKEAPNYRLG from the coding sequence ATGTTACGAATCAAACAAGAAGCTTTGACTTTCGATGATGTCCTGCTGGTTCCAGCCCACTCAACTGTACTGCCTAACACTGCGGATCTTCGCACTCGTCTAACTAAAGACATCAGTCTCAACATCCCTATGATTTCTGCATCGATGGATACCGTGACTGAAGGTCGTTTGGCTATTGCGTTAGCGCAAGAAGGTGGTATTGGCTTCATTCACAAAAACATGTCGATTGAAGCGCAAGCTGACCAAGTTCGCATGGTGAAAAAGTTCGAAGCTGGTGTGGTTTCCGACCCAGTCACTGTTCGTCCAGAAAACACCATTGAAGATGTGAAGCGTTTAACCCTAGAAAATGGCTTTGCTGGTTACCCAGTGGTTGATGATAATCACGAGCTAGTGGGTATTATCACTGGCCGCGATACACGCTTTGTCACAGACCTAAGCAAAAAGGTGTCTGAAGTGATGACACCAAAAGCGCGTCTAGCGAAAGTAAAAGAAGGCGCTTGCCGTGAAGAAGTCGAAGCTGTGATGCAAGAGCATCGTGTCGAAAAAGTATTGGTCGTTAACGATGACTTCCAACTGCGCGGCATGATCACAGCGAAAGATTTCCAAAAAGCGGAGCGCAAACCAAACGCATGTAAAGATGAGTTGGGTCGTCTTCGCGTAGGGGCTGCAGTGGGCGCGGGTGCAGGTAACGAAGAGCGTGTCAAAGCGTTAGTCGAAGCTGGCGTTGATGTACTGCTTATCGACTCTTCACATGGCCACTCTGAAGGTGTACTAAACCGAATTCGTGAAACACGCGAAGCGTACCCAGATCTGAATATCATTGGCGGCAACGTTGCCACAGGTGCAGGCGCTAAAGCCTTGATCGACGCTGGTGTGAGTGCGGTGAAGGTGGGTATCGGCCCAGGTTCAATCTGTACGACACGTATCGTAACTGGTGTTGGTGTACCTCAAGTCACCGCTATCGCGGACGCTGCTGAAGTGGCGAACGAGCACGGCATTCCAGTTATTGCTGATGGTGGTATCCGTTTCTCTGGCGATATCTGTAAAGCGATTGCTGCTGGCGCATCTTGTGTCATGGTGGGCTCTATGTTTGCAGGTACAGAAGAAGCACCAGGCGAAGTTATTCTCTATAACGGCCGCTCATACAAAGCGTATCGTGGTATGGGATCTCTGGGCGCGATGTCACAAGGTTCTTCTGACCGCTACTTCCAGACGGACAATGCTGCAGACAAGCTCGTACCAGAAGGTATCGAAGGACGTATTGCTTATAAAGGCCGCCTAAAAGAGATCGTTCACCAGCAAATGGGCGGTCTACGCTCAAGCATGGGTCTAACGGGTTCTGCAACGATTGAAGATATGCGTACCAAGGCGGAGTTTGTTCGCATTACTGGTGCGGGTATGAACGAATCACACGTACACGACGTGACTATCACTAAAGAAGCGCCGAACTACCGTCTAGGCTAA
- the guaA gene encoding glutamine-hydrolyzing GMP synthase has translation MTTNIHDQRILILDFGSQYTQLVARRVREIGVYCELWSWDVEEADIREFNPDGIILSGGPESVTEDNSPRAPQYVFDSGVPVLGVCYGMQTMAEQLGGKVAGSTEREFGYAQVKVSGESALFKDLEATQDVWMSHGDKVVEIPADFVKVGETDTCPYAAMANEEKKYYGVQFHPEVTHTKQGLQMLENFVLGVCGCDRLWTSESIIEDAVARIKEQVGDDEVILGLSGGVDSSVVAMLVHRAIGDKLTCVFVDNGLLRLNEGQQVMDMFGDKFGLNIIKVDAEERFLAALEGKSDPEEKRKIIGHVFVDVFDEESKKLKNAKWLAQGTIYPDVIESAASKTGKAHVIKSHHNVGGLPDDMEMGLVEPLRELFKDEVRKIGLELGLPYNMLYRHPFPGPGLGVRVLGEIKKEYCDLLRRADAIFIEELHAADLYNKVSQAFTVFLPVRSVGVMGDGRKYDWVVSLRAVETIDFMTAHWAHLPYDFLGKVSNRIINEVDGISRVVYDISGKPPATIEWE, from the coding sequence ATGACCACAAATATCCATGACCAACGCATTCTGATCTTGGACTTCGGATCTCAGTACACTCAGCTAGTTGCGCGCCGTGTACGTGAAATCGGTGTTTACTGTGAACTGTGGAGCTGGGACGTTGAAGAAGCGGATATTCGTGAATTCAATCCAGACGGTATCATCCTATCTGGTGGCCCAGAGAGCGTGACAGAAGATAACTCACCACGTGCGCCACAATATGTTTTTGACTCTGGTGTGCCTGTGCTTGGTGTCTGTTACGGCATGCAAACCATGGCAGAGCAGTTAGGTGGTAAAGTTGCCGGTTCTACAGAGCGTGAATTTGGCTACGCACAAGTGAAAGTGTCGGGCGAGTCTGCACTGTTTAAAGATCTAGAAGCGACGCAAGACGTTTGGATGAGCCACGGCGACAAAGTTGTCGAGATCCCAGCAGACTTCGTTAAAGTTGGCGAAACGGATACGTGTCCTTACGCAGCAATGGCGAACGAAGAGAAGAAGTACTACGGTGTTCAGTTCCACCCAGAGGTAACACACACTAAGCAAGGCCTACAAATGCTAGAGAACTTTGTTCTTGGTGTCTGTGGTTGTGATCGTCTATGGACTTCTGAATCAATTATTGAAGACGCCGTTGCTCGAATTAAAGAGCAAGTGGGTGACGATGAAGTGATTCTTGGCCTATCGGGCGGTGTCGATTCATCAGTCGTTGCGATGCTAGTGCACCGCGCCATCGGTGATAAGCTAACTTGTGTATTTGTTGATAACGGCCTACTTCGTCTTAACGAAGGTCAGCAAGTGATGGACATGTTCGGCGATAAGTTCGGCCTAAACATTATCAAAGTTGATGCTGAAGAGCGCTTCCTTGCGGCACTAGAAGGCAAATCGGATCCTGAAGAGAAACGTAAGATCATTGGTCACGTGTTTGTCGACGTGTTCGATGAAGAATCGAAGAAACTAAAGAATGCCAAGTGGCTAGCGCAGGGTACCATCTATCCTGACGTGATCGAATCTGCGGCCTCTAAGACAGGTAAAGCACATGTGATCAAGTCGCACCACAACGTGGGCGGTCTGCCAGATGATATGGAAATGGGACTTGTTGAGCCACTGCGTGAGCTGTTCAAAGACGAAGTGCGCAAGATTGGCCTTGAGTTAGGTTTGCCATACAACATGCTTTACCGTCACCCATTCCCGGGTCCTGGTTTAGGTGTTCGTGTTCTTGGCGAAATCAAGAAAGAGTACTGTGATTTGCTACGTCGTGCAGATGCGATCTTCATTGAAGAGCTACACGCTGCAGATCTTTACAACAAAGTCTCTCAAGCGTTCACTGTATTCTTGCCAGTGCGTTCTGTTGGTGTGATGGGTGATGGTCGTAAGTACGACTGGGTTGTCTCACTGCGTGCAGTAGAAACGATCGACTTTATGACCGCGCACTGGGCTCACTTGCCATACGACTTCCTAGGTAAGGTCTCTAACCGCATCATCAATGAAGTCGACGGTATTTCCCGTGTAGTTTACGATATTTCAGGTAAGCCACCTGCGACCATTGAGTGGGAATAA
- a CDS encoding AbgT family transporter, translated as MSKQDTQAMPAPSQGAMDKFLNFIEKAGNKIPDPALLFFWGLVTVWVLSAILSRFEFDLIHPVTGTAVQVNNLLTGEGFANFLATMVGNFTGFAPLGIVLVAMLGVGVAEASGFINTGLKKMLMVTPAKFVTPMLILVAIVSHTAADAGYVLVIPLGGIIFHAAGRHPLAGIAAAFAGVSGGFAANFIPSGIDPLLAGFTQEAAAILDPDYVVNPLANLYFTGMSSIIIVGIGWYVTEKIIEPRLANTPIDDDAEEAPDMGSFTAIESKAFSRAGWAMLAGIVALVVALIPETSPLRAPDGQITSFAAPVMQSIVPLIFILFVIPGVVYGKVAGTFKASDDVIKAMSKTMAGMGGFMVMAFFIAQFLVAFTDSNLGTLLALSGAQGLQALNLPGQVTIVGMILLTAFVNLLVGSASAKWALIGPIMVPMLMAVGISPELTQAAYRVGDSVSNIISPMMVFFPLVVVYMQRYVKNSGIGSLASMMMPYSIAMLIGWTAFLLLYWFVGIPLGIQAPYTYTM; from the coding sequence ATGAGCAAACAAGATACTCAGGCTATGCCAGCACCATCTCAGGGTGCTATGGATAAGTTTCTGAATTTTATTGAGAAAGCAGGTAACAAAATCCCAGATCCTGCTCTGCTATTTTTCTGGGGACTCGTCACGGTATGGGTTCTTTCAGCCATCCTGTCACGCTTTGAATTTGATTTAATCCACCCTGTTACTGGTACCGCAGTTCAAGTTAATAACCTTTTGACTGGTGAAGGGTTCGCGAATTTCCTTGCGACTATGGTCGGCAACTTCACAGGCTTTGCGCCACTGGGTATCGTATTGGTTGCCATGCTTGGTGTAGGTGTTGCGGAAGCCTCAGGTTTCATTAACACGGGCCTGAAAAAAATGCTGATGGTCACACCTGCGAAGTTCGTGACACCAATGCTGATTTTGGTTGCGATTGTATCGCACACCGCTGCTGATGCTGGTTACGTACTGGTTATCCCTCTTGGTGGTATCATTTTCCACGCAGCAGGTCGTCACCCTCTAGCGGGTATTGCGGCAGCATTTGCCGGTGTATCCGGTGGTTTCGCGGCTAACTTTATCCCGTCAGGTATTGATCCACTGCTCGCGGGCTTTACGCAAGAAGCCGCGGCTATCCTTGACCCTGACTATGTGGTTAACCCTCTCGCTAACCTTTACTTCACTGGTATGTCTTCAATCATCATTGTCGGTATCGGTTGGTATGTGACTGAGAAGATCATTGAACCTCGTCTAGCGAACACGCCAATCGATGATGATGCAGAAGAAGCACCGGATATGGGCTCATTCACTGCCATCGAAAGTAAAGCCTTCTCACGTGCAGGTTGGGCGATGCTAGCGGGTATCGTAGCGCTTGTTGTTGCGCTGATTCCTGAGACGTCACCGCTACGTGCACCGGACGGTCAGATCACTTCTTTTGCTGCACCGGTGATGCAGTCTATCGTTCCACTCATTTTCATCTTGTTTGTAATCCCTGGCGTAGTGTACGGCAAAGTCGCAGGCACGTTTAAAGCCTCAGACGATGTGATTAAAGCGATGTCGAAAACGATGGCGGGTATGGGTGGCTTCATGGTGATGGCCTTCTTCATTGCGCAGTTCCTTGTGGCCTTTACAGACTCTAATCTAGGTACGCTATTGGCTTTATCGGGCGCACAAGGTCTACAAGCGCTAAACCTCCCTGGTCAGGTGACTATCGTCGGTATGATTCTGTTGACTGCATTCGTAAACCTATTGGTTGGTTCTGCATCAGCAAAATGGGCATTGATTGGTCCAATTATGGTTCCAATGCTAATGGCTGTGGGTATTTCGCCTGAGCTGACTCAAGCGGCATACCGTGTTGGTGACTCAGTCTCCAACATTATTTCGCCAATGATGGTGTTCTTCCCGCTTGTGGTTGTTTACATGCAGCGCTACGTGAAGAACTCAGGTATCGGCTCATTGGCCTCTATGATGATGCCTTACTCTATCGCCATGCTGATTGGCTGGACTGCCTTCTTACTTCTTTACTGGTTCGTTGGTATCCCACTAGGTATTCAAGCGCCTTACACTTACACCATGTAA
- a CDS encoding AbgT family transporter, with protein sequence MSDVSHEAKTPSRGVIGFIERAGKRIPDPVIIFMFLFAFCLLLTGLIGGMQFELANTSGGTTEYTIKNMLATENVRWIFDNAILANWLSFGGGVLGVIMIVMLGVGVAENSGMLSAVIKKVGLKINDKYLPMLVVFLGIMSSVATDAGYLVLIPLAGMLYAGLGKNPLTGMAAAFAGVSAGFSANLIPATPIDVIIGNNARVFAEAQNIPFANSAGVELNPATMHYYFIFASTFLLAGLGAWVTAKYVGPRLEKMSYTIPEDMNLDDFSVSPEENRGIKAAGVGLLVSIAVIVGLAMGPLAPYTNDAGRTVTPYLDNVILLIAMTFIIVGVFFGVAAGKFKNVQDVVTSMVKQMNTMGYVLVLTFFCYNFLGLMNHSGLGTYITYLGATFLGALGLQSFPILLIIGFVITTAVINLFVGGMTSKWMLLGPIFVPMLYQVNPDMTPDMVAAAYRVADSSTNIITPMMTYAGVILAFMRKYKPELTFGDVIAMMVPYSTAFLLAWTGLLVGFFAFGIPLGF encoded by the coding sequence ATGAGCGATGTATCACATGAAGCCAAAACACCGAGTCGTGGTGTGATTGGGTTCATCGAACGAGCAGGTAAACGGATTCCTGATCCTGTCATTATTTTCATGTTCTTATTTGCCTTCTGTTTGCTGTTGACAGGCTTGATTGGCGGTATGCAGTTTGAGCTGGCGAACACCAGTGGCGGCACCACCGAGTACACCATTAAGAACATGCTGGCGACGGAAAACGTCCGCTGGATTTTTGACAACGCAATTTTAGCTAACTGGCTTTCATTTGGTGGTGGTGTCCTAGGTGTCATCATGATTGTCATGCTCGGTGTCGGTGTGGCTGAAAATTCAGGCATGCTCTCAGCTGTGATTAAGAAAGTGGGCCTGAAGATTAACGACAAGTATCTGCCTATGCTGGTGGTGTTCTTGGGTATCATGAGTTCGGTTGCAACGGATGCGGGCTATCTGGTTCTGATTCCACTGGCAGGTATGCTATACGCTGGTCTTGGTAAGAACCCACTGACGGGTATGGCGGCAGCGTTTGCGGGTGTCTCGGCTGGTTTCTCTGCTAACTTAATTCCAGCAACGCCGATTGATGTCATCATTGGTAACAATGCGCGCGTATTTGCTGAAGCTCAGAATATCCCTTTTGCTAACAGTGCGGGCGTTGAGCTCAATCCTGCCACCATGCACTACTACTTTATCTTTGCGTCAACATTCCTTTTGGCTGGTTTAGGTGCTTGGGTAACGGCAAAATACGTGGGTCCACGTTTGGAGAAAATGTCTTACACCATTCCTGAAGACATGAATCTTGATGACTTCTCTGTTTCTCCAGAAGAAAACCGTGGTATCAAAGCCGCAGGTGTTGGTCTTTTAGTTTCTATTGCTGTGATCGTTGGGTTGGCAATGGGGCCTTTAGCTCCCTACACCAATGATGCAGGTCGAACCGTCACGCCTTACCTTGATAATGTGATCTTGTTGATCGCAATGACGTTTATTATCGTTGGTGTCTTTTTCGGTGTTGCAGCGGGCAAATTTAAGAATGTGCAAGATGTCGTGACTTCGATGGTGAAGCAGATGAACACCATGGGTTACGTTCTGGTACTCACTTTCTTCTGTTACAACTTCCTTGGTTTGATGAACCATTCTGGCCTCGGTACTTACATTACATACCTAGGCGCGACCTTCCTCGGCGCATTAGGTCTGCAATCATTCCCAATCTTGTTGATTATCGGTTTTGTTATTACAACCGCAGTCATCAACTTGTTTGTTGGTGGTATGACGTCGAAGTGGATGCTATTAGGTCCAATTTTTGTTCCTATGTTGTACCAAGTAAACCCGGATATGACCCCTGATATGGTAGCAGCAGCTTACCGAGTTGCAGATTCATCTACCAACATCATTACGCCGATGATGACCTATGCCGGTGTTATTCTTGCCTTTATGCGCAAGTACAAGCCTGAGCTGACTTTCGGTGATGTGATTGCGATGATGGTCCCTTACTCGACAGCCTTCTTGCTGGCATGGACTGGTTTGCTGGTGGGTTTCTTTGCCTTCGGTATCCCACTCGGCTTCTAA
- a CDS encoding methyl-accepting chemotaxis protein — protein MFKMKLNQKLYAGFLAIIALMLFVSVVVWSKANAIEKIAQEVNADDVPGVIHYLNVLNVVGAMQSNVLEYLAGETDEVDNFKQNYQLFQREFAILKPLEYAKPSDQQKMDLIESKVNEYYNVVVRDVFGRYNPDDEKWAYEFIDKLENEQGAKLEGILERLSEQEFNDALKETDIRETVNDDLPGVRYYLELVDESGDILASLTEYVTGEADEIDAVRRNAAEFSQYFERLKPLEQKPAEVAAQREIDQLYNEIVGGAEQVFARYNPLSRAAAIQTVDQLEHDVYSIVEEILFVSAQEEKADATKALDTVVADLNGVITLIIVVVPIAVLIAIAIAYFLANSINTRVSTVLGIANAIASGDLTSDIKKDESGDEIGELAVAMGDMQKSLNSLLKEVNAVAMQVTDSSKEILDSCQQMEHANGSQAQKAEQIATAVEEMSLTSNEVAGQSSNAADNAMQAGEQANVGGNVVNATVERINAIAAIVSETAETVDNLGTQSSQISEVIRVINDIAEQTNLLALNAAIEAARAGEAGRGFAVVADEVRALAERTSKATQEVTDSITAIQSGTQVAVTRMSEVTEQVEEGVKQAQSAGESLSTIVEGTEGLKSMITSIAAASEQQSATANEMANDISSISHAATESVSVSSMAAQSASDMSSKAEQLSQLVAKFRLA, from the coding sequence ATGTTCAAGATGAAGTTGAATCAAAAACTGTATGCGGGCTTTCTCGCTATAATCGCGTTAATGTTGTTCGTCAGTGTCGTGGTCTGGTCTAAAGCGAATGCCATTGAAAAAATCGCGCAAGAAGTCAATGCAGATGACGTTCCGGGCGTTATTCATTACCTCAATGTCCTCAATGTTGTTGGTGCGATGCAGTCCAATGTGCTCGAGTATTTAGCGGGGGAAACGGATGAAGTTGACAACTTCAAACAAAACTACCAGCTATTTCAGCGCGAGTTCGCCATTTTAAAGCCTCTTGAGTATGCAAAGCCCTCCGATCAACAAAAAATGGATCTGATCGAGTCAAAAGTGAACGAGTACTACAACGTGGTTGTTCGTGATGTGTTTGGACGCTATAACCCGGATGACGAAAAATGGGCGTATGAGTTCATTGATAAACTTGAAAATGAACAAGGTGCCAAGCTAGAAGGCATTTTGGAAAGGCTGAGTGAACAAGAGTTCAATGATGCCTTGAAAGAGACAGACATTCGAGAAACCGTGAACGATGACCTGCCCGGTGTACGTTATTATTTGGAGCTTGTTGATGAATCGGGCGATATTCTCGCCTCTTTGACTGAATACGTGACGGGAGAAGCGGATGAAATCGATGCGGTACGCAGGAATGCCGCTGAGTTTAGCCAATACTTTGAAAGGCTAAAGCCGTTAGAGCAAAAGCCTGCAGAAGTTGCCGCACAGCGTGAAATCGATCAACTGTACAATGAGATTGTGGGTGGGGCAGAGCAGGTCTTTGCACGATACAACCCATTGAGTCGTGCTGCGGCGATTCAAACCGTCGATCAGCTCGAACATGACGTTTACAGCATTGTTGAAGAAATTCTCTTTGTTTCAGCGCAAGAGGAGAAAGCAGATGCCACCAAAGCGTTAGATACCGTTGTCGCTGATCTCAATGGTGTGATTACGTTGATCATTGTTGTCGTTCCTATCGCTGTTTTGATCGCGATTGCTATTGCTTACTTTCTCGCTAACTCTATCAATACGCGTGTTTCTACGGTATTGGGGATCGCAAATGCGATTGCATCCGGTGATTTAACCAGTGATATCAAGAAAGATGAAAGTGGTGATGAAATTGGTGAGCTTGCGGTTGCGATGGGAGATATGCAGAAATCACTCAATAGCCTGTTAAAAGAGGTGAACGCGGTGGCGATGCAAGTCACCGACTCGTCGAAAGAGATCCTTGATTCGTGCCAGCAGATGGAGCATGCCAACGGTTCGCAAGCGCAGAAAGCTGAGCAAATTGCGACAGCGGTCGAAGAGATGAGTCTAACCTCGAACGAGGTTGCGGGGCAGAGCTCGAATGCGGCTGATAATGCAATGCAGGCGGGTGAGCAAGCCAATGTGGGGGGCAATGTCGTCAATGCCACCGTAGAGAGAATCAATGCGATTGCTGCGATTGTGAGTGAAACTGCCGAAACGGTCGACAACCTCGGTACGCAAAGTTCGCAAATCAGTGAAGTGATTCGGGTGATTAACGATATTGCTGAACAGACTAACCTGCTGGCGCTGAATGCGGCGATTGAGGCCGCCCGAGCCGGTGAGGCTGGACGTGGTTTTGCCGTGGTTGCGGATGAAGTCCGTGCTCTAGCAGAGCGAACCAGTAAAGCGACGCAAGAGGTTACCGATTCCATTACGGCGATTCAAAGTGGGACGCAAGTTGCAGTGACGCGCATGAGTGAAGTAACGGAGCAAGTGGAAGAAGGGGTGAAGCAGGCGCAAAGTGCGGGTGAGTCGTTAAGTACCATAGTGGAAGGCACCGAAGGGCTGAAATCGATGATCACCTCGATTGCAGCGGCATCTGAACAGCAGTCAGCTACCGCCAATGAGATGGCGAATGACATTAGTAGCATTAGCCATGCTGCGACAGAGTCGGTATCCGTTTCAAGTATGGCGGCACAATCGGCGTCTGATATGAGCTCAAAAGCTGAGCAACTAAGTCAACTCGTGGCGAAGTTCCGTCTCGCATAG
- the tadA gene encoding tRNA adenosine(34) deaminase TadA, which produces MSTTNEEAILNEEFMRYAMELATRAEQEGEVPVGAVVVLDGKVIGEGWNRSIGQHDATAHAEIMALRQAGKVVSNYRLLDAELYVTLEPCPMCASAMIHARICKVYYGAPDLKTGAAGTVMNLLDYPEANHIVVAQGGVLEDACRAQLQAFFQRRRKEKKAAKQAAKLAQQQEEK; this is translated from the coding sequence ATGAGTACCACCAACGAGGAAGCCATCTTGAACGAAGAATTTATGCGTTATGCAATGGAGCTCGCAACACGCGCTGAGCAAGAAGGTGAAGTCCCTGTTGGCGCAGTCGTTGTATTGGATGGTAAGGTCATCGGTGAAGGTTGGAATCGTTCAATCGGCCAGCATGATGCGACGGCTCATGCCGAAATTATGGCGCTACGACAAGCGGGTAAAGTTGTCAGTAATTACCGTCTGTTGGATGCAGAGCTGTATGTCACCCTTGAGCCTTGCCCTATGTGTGCGTCTGCCATGATTCATGCTCGAATTTGCAAGGTGTATTATGGTGCACCGGATCTCAAAACAGGTGCAGCGGGCACCGTGATGAACCTATTGGATTATCCAGAAGCCAACCATATTGTGGTTGCGCAAGGTGGTGTGCTTGAAGATGCGTGTCGCGCTCAACTACAAGCCTTTTTCCAACGTCGACGCAAAGAGAAGAAGGCAGCCAAGCAAGCCGCTAAGCTAGCGCAACAGCAAGAGGAAAAATAG
- the mltF gene encoding membrane-bound lytic murein transglycosylase MltF, translating to MTRFWLRKLTSLIAFLLLLAGCEYPTQQQSKVEEIRQQGVLRVGTLNNQLSYYIGQDGPTGLDYELAAMLADELGVTLEMRPIFGLSGLFPALDRGEIDLIAAGLTITPERMAHYAPAPAYYFASQVLVYKNGQWRPRSIEDLASRDATLKVTTNSSHEATLNALIVEHPELSWETTDNQDGDELLKMVAEGTLDYTIADSVDVAIMQRTFPEIAVALELSEDQPIGWYLEKGGDDSLHALIIEFFGELKQSGGLAKLEERYFGHVDTFDYVDTRAFIRALEDKLPEWQPLFEKYAGEFDWKLIAALAYQESHWNPNAVSPTGVRGMMMLTLPTAKSVGVKNRLDPEESIRGGALYLSKLIKRIPDSIDEHEKVWFALASYNVGFGHVMDARRLTRAQGGDPDAWADVKQRLPLLRKRQYYSQTRYGYARGDEALKYVENIRRYYQSITGYFKVQEPVIEEVNIDDIETISPVSAALATSAAVSAATSASSPTDNQSDENSSN from the coding sequence ATGACCAGATTCTGGCTACGCAAACTAACAAGCCTGATCGCCTTCTTACTCTTACTTGCAGGCTGTGAATACCCTACACAACAGCAGAGCAAAGTGGAAGAGATTCGTCAGCAAGGTGTTCTCAGAGTGGGTACTCTCAATAACCAACTCTCCTACTATATCGGGCAAGACGGTCCGACAGGACTTGACTACGAGTTAGCCGCAATGCTTGCCGACGAGCTTGGTGTCACACTTGAAATGCGTCCAATCTTCGGGTTGTCGGGCCTTTTCCCTGCACTTGACCGAGGTGAAATCGACCTCATTGCTGCCGGCCTGACAATTACACCTGAACGCATGGCGCATTATGCCCCTGCCCCTGCCTACTACTTCGCTAGCCAAGTGTTAGTTTATAAAAATGGCCAATGGCGCCCTCGCAGCATTGAAGACCTCGCATCAAGGGATGCCACATTAAAAGTGACCACGAATTCCAGTCATGAAGCGACGCTCAATGCACTTATAGTCGAGCACCCAGAACTGAGTTGGGAGACCACGGATAACCAAGATGGTGATGAGCTACTCAAAATGGTGGCAGAAGGGACACTCGATTACACTATCGCTGACTCTGTCGATGTCGCCATCATGCAACGCACTTTTCCTGAGATTGCCGTCGCGTTGGAGCTCAGTGAAGATCAGCCAATTGGTTGGTATTTAGAAAAAGGCGGTGACGATAGCCTGCATGCCCTGATCATTGAGTTTTTCGGTGAACTAAAGCAGTCCGGTGGTCTTGCCAAACTAGAAGAGCGATATTTCGGCCATGTCGATACCTTTGACTATGTCGATACGCGTGCCTTTATTCGCGCTTTAGAAGATAAGTTACCCGAGTGGCAACCCTTGTTTGAAAAGTACGCCGGTGAGTTTGATTGGAAATTGATTGCTGCACTGGCTTACCAAGAATCACACTGGAATCCGAACGCTGTCTCGCCGACAGGCGTTCGTGGCATGATGATGCTGACCCTGCCAACAGCAAAATCTGTCGGGGTAAAAAACCGTTTGGATCCTGAAGAGAGCATTCGTGGTGGTGCCCTCTATCTGAGCAAGCTCATAAAGCGTATTCCCGACAGTATCGATGAGCATGAAAAAGTATGGTTTGCGCTTGCTTCCTACAATGTTGGCTTTGGTCATGTGATGGATGCTCGTCGTCTTACTCGCGCACAAGGCGGCGATCCTGATGCATGGGCAGACGTAAAACAGCGCTTACCGCTGCTGCGAAAACGCCAGTACTACAGCCAGACGCGCTACGGCTATGCAAGGGGTGATGAAGCCTTAAAATATGTGGAAAATATTCGTCGCTACTATCAAAGCATCACGGGCTACTTCAAAGTGCAAGAACCTGTCATTGAAGAGGTCAATATTGATGATATTGAAACCATCTCACCTGTCTCTGCTGCGTTAGCAACATCCGCAGCGGTCAGTGCGGCCACCAGCGCCTCATCGCCGACAGACAATCAAAGTGATGAAAATAGCAGCAACTAG